In Aquipuribacter hungaricus, the sequence GGCCGGTCGGCCGGGGACACGAGCTCGACGACGGAGCAGCCGACGACGTCGTCGACGGGCCGGCCGAGGACGTCCTCGCAGGCCTCCGACGCCCCGACGACGCGGCCCCAGCGGGACACGCGCAGCAGGACGTCGCGCTCGGGGGCGAGCAGCCGGCGGCTCCGCACGCTCTCCACGGCCAGGGCGAACCCGGCGTGGACCTGGCTGGTCACGTCGCCGACGAGCGCGCCGACGACCGTGGGCCCGGTGCCGGCGAGCATGACGACGTCGAAGCGCAGCCACCGCAGCCCGTCGGCCTCCTGGAGCCCGACGAGGGTGCCGTGGCGCGGCCGGCCGTCCGACAGCACCTGCATGACGGGGTGCTCGTGGCCGGCGAGCGGGCGGCCGTCCTGCCGGACGAGGGTCCAGGACGGGTCGTGCCAGGTGCGTCCGATGACCTCGTGCACACCCACGCGCAGCGCCCCGGCGGCGGTCTCGTCGGCGGCGGTGACGCGGCCGACGCTGTCGTGCAGCAGGACCCCCTGGCCCAGTGCGGCGACCATCGCCGCCGCCGGTGCTGTGGTCCCTGGTGCGTGCGCGGCACCGGTGAGCCCGGGCGTGCCCTCGGGGCGGGGCCGGGCCGCGGGCACGAGGGAGGTGTCCGTCACCCCTGCAGCGTCGGCGTGACGGCTCGGCCGCTTGAGCGGCGCCGCCCCGGCGACCGGGTGACGGTGCTCAGGCGGTCGCGCGCTCCAGCAGCCGGAGCAGGGCGGCCGCGTAGGCCTCGACGGCGGTGCCCGCGTGCTCGGTGGTCTCCTGCTCGTCGCCGGGCAGGACGACGGTCACCTGGAGACGGTCGTCACCGTCTGCGCCGGCGGCTCGCTCGAGCCGGCGAAAGGTCCCGCCCAGCAGGCGGCGCAGCTGCTCCTCCGACGGCAGCCACAGCGTCTGCTCGGTCCCGACGCTGTCCAGCGCCCACTCCACGGTGCCGTTGAACCCGATGACGGGGCCGGACGGGAACTGGTGGACGTCGGCGACCATGTCGGAGACGACGAACACCTCGGCGTCCATGTCGCGGTCGGCCAGGACGAACCGGTCCCCCACGGTCGGGTCCCAGCGCAGCCCGGTCTCGCGGAGCCGGCGGGCCAGCGGCACGGGGACGAGCTGGGCGGCGTCCAGGGCGCGCACGCTCACCGGCCGCTCCCCCCGGCCCCCGCCCCCGGCTGACCCGGCTGACCGGGCTGACCGGGCTGACCGGGCTGACCGGGCTGACCGGGCTGGCCGGTGCCGTCCGTGCCCCGCTCCTTGTCGTTCTGGGCGAGGAACCGCTCGAGCTCGGCCCCCAGCTCGTCGCCGTCGGGCAGGTCGTTGCGCAGGTCGGCACCGGCGGACTCCGCCAGGTTGTCGTACTGCTCCTCCAGCGCGGTGACGACGGCGCTGACCTCGCTGCTCTTGGCGACCTCGGCGTCGATGTCGGCGCGGGTCTGGACCGCCCGCACCTTGAGCCCGTCGACGTCGATCGGGACGCCGCTCACCTGCGACAGGTGCTCCAGCAGGACGGCGGCGGCGTCCGGGTACTCCGA encodes:
- a CDS encoding pilus assembly protein CpaE encodes the protein MSVRALDAAQLVPVPLARRLRETGLRWDPTVGDRFVLADRDMDAEVFVVSDMVADVHQFPSGPVIGFNGTVEWALDSVGTEQTLWLPSEEQLRRLLGGTFRRLERAAGADGDDRLQVTVVLPGDEQETTEHAGTAVEAYAAALLRLLERATA